The following are encoded together in the Micromonospora lupini genome:
- a CDS encoding CU044_5270 family protein, translating into MDGAERIRTLLGPADPARTIAVAPPPVSARDLIERAAATDHATGRRRVHPTRRLVLTAGTVAVAAGAVAVLRPFDERTPDDPGGPGDPGGPGGPGGPVGTLLVPVAYQFDADPPAAGPQLRTLATKIKDTGYDHRTGRYMYHHTKGWGDPVMSSADDRYHVAFAGESKVWQAADGTGSQSNTQMEPQYPDQESRDYWQRKLAGPEVADSAAMIPLPPMELTPPPADPSRLRELLKVEYGAGAASKEVNTLYARYVVPRATRAQILWVLADVPGFRWRGRVTDRAGRAGVAVTVDEREHDQQSLLIFDPKTGELLAHELLTLTPVRISAYQLILDTAWTDRIG; encoded by the coding sequence ATGGACGGAGCCGAACGAATCCGTACCCTTCTCGGCCCTGCCGACCCGGCCCGCACCATCGCCGTCGCGCCGCCGCCGGTTTCGGCGCGCGACCTGATCGAGCGTGCCGCCGCAACCGACCATGCGACCGGACGCCGTCGCGTACACCCGACGCGCCGGCTGGTCCTGACGGCCGGGACGGTCGCGGTCGCGGCCGGTGCCGTGGCCGTCCTCCGACCGTTCGACGAACGAACGCCGGACGATCCGGGCGGACCCGGCGATCCCGGCGGACCCGGCGGACCCGGCGGACCCGTGGGGACGCTGTTGGTGCCGGTCGCGTACCAGTTCGACGCCGACCCACCGGCGGCCGGCCCGCAGCTACGCACGCTGGCCACCAAGATCAAGGACACGGGGTACGACCACCGCACCGGGCGCTACATGTACCACCACACGAAGGGGTGGGGCGATCCGGTGATGAGCTCCGCCGACGATCGTTACCACGTGGCCTTTGCCGGTGAGTCGAAGGTCTGGCAGGCCGCCGACGGGACCGGCAGCCAGAGCAACACGCAGATGGAGCCGCAGTACCCGGATCAGGAGTCCCGCGACTACTGGCAGCGCAAGCTCGCGGGTCCCGAGGTGGCTGACAGTGCCGCCATGATCCCGTTGCCACCCATGGAGCTCACGCCGCCGCCGGCCGACCCGTCGCGGTTGCGCGAGCTGTTGAAGGTCGAGTACGGCGCGGGGGCGGCGAGCAAGGAGGTCAACACGCTCTACGCGAGGTACGTCGTACCGCGTGCGACCCGAGCGCAGATCCTGTGGGTCCTCGCCGACGTGCCCGGCTTCCGCTGGCGGGGACGGGTGACCGACCGGGCCGGCCGGGCCGGTGTCGCGGTCACCGTCGACGAGCGCGAGCACGACCAGCAGTCTTTGCTGATCTTCGACCCGAAGACGGGTGAACTGCTCGCCCACGAGTTGCTGACGTTGACGCCAGTGCGGATCAGCGCGTACCAACTGATCCTCGACACGGCCTGGACCGACCGGATCGGCTGA